GCCTCCACCTAGAAAAGGCTCAAGTAAAAGTTAAGACATAAAAAATCTCAAGGCATAATAGAATGCTAAGCAAGAATGGCCAAAATAGGCAATAATCCAATTTAATAAAATATTGCACACTGTGGTCTATCCTACAAGGTTATACAGAGGCATGTGATTCAGTTCTCGTTAATATCCAATCAGGCGCATTAGTTACTTTTCTTATAGTTGAAGTGACAGTGTAGCAAGCATTGCAGCATTGGTCAGAATACAACCTCTCCAGATAGCATCTCTGTGTGGACACCTGTAGTGCAAAAGATGTCCTTACACACAATGTAAGCAACAAACTGATAATTATTATCTTTCAGATTACTTTCTACAAGTTCCGCAAATGCTAGCAGTCCTAAATCTAAGTACACTTATATGTCATGGCCCATCAATATATGTTCCAAATAGcaataatatttggacatatacaTTGTGCTATTTCTGTGTAACACCTCCACTCCATCCTTATGCGACGCAGACTATAGGTAATTAGGGACagtaaaaataagaagaaaaggcTGGGTCCCAGAAAGATGCTTATTGCTTACCTTTGCTACACTGAGTCCAATTGGATTAGGCCGATGTGGAGTTCTAGTTGCCAAAACCCCCATCTTGCCCCCTTTCAGTCTAGGCACTCTCACCTTCCACGAAAACAGAAGAATTCACTGGTTCAGCCCCATATCCACGATAACATTCAGAACAACAACTAGAACCAGCTAAGGGCCAACAACAGATCACACCTTTGCTTTTAGCTTGGATCTAGCAGGGTCTTTCCAAATTTTATCAAGATCAGTGTTCAGATGGAACACATAGAGGATCCAACAATGCGAGTAACTAGCAAGTCCCTCTAGCGCTTCGGCCGCAACACGGGCAGGATTAAGCACCACTGTCGCTCTGGCCAGCGGCACCACCAAAGGCTGTCTCGGTGTACCATTCCTGCAGAAACAAACACCCATACACATAAGACCACAAGCCTTCACGCATACATCACCAACTCCGAGTAATCAAACTCGTTGAGTGACAGAATAGCACCTAGTGGAGAAGCAGGACTCCACGGTGCCGATCGGCGCCATCGGATACGACGCCGGCGCCTTGGCCGGCTTCCCCTTATCCGGGCTCGCCCCCTGCTCGCTCAGGGCCCTCCGTAGTGACTGTCAGAATCAAAGCGAAGCAATATGAGATGAAATGCGCAAAGTTGGACCTGCGGAGCTTCGTGGAGGGCCGACCTGCTGAGCCCGAACCCTGCCGCGGCGCTCTGCGGCGGCCTTCTCCACGGCGTCGGCCAGGGTGTCCTCTAGCTCCCGGACCCGCGCGGTCAAGTGGCCGCACTTGCGTTTGTAGAGCATGCCTGCGGAGAGTAGGTGCGCCGGTGAGGAAGGAGAGGCAAGTGTTTGACACTTGGATCACGAGGTTAGAGGAAAGGGGAAGTACCTGCTAggacggcggccgccgccgccgccgcggcgagggcggcgaggctcTGCAAACGCGCCATGTCGCGGTGTTTTTTTGTTGCCGAGGACGCTCTCAGAGGCCGGTCAAGACGGTGGGAGTAGCGGCCCAGACCCGTGGAAGGAGGAGTTGGGCCGAACTTACCACAACATTGTGTAATGATGTTTTGCAataggtttttttttttttgagcaatCGATGTTTTGCAATAGGTAAGATCATGAGCTAAAAAACAGGTGTCTCAAAAAAAAGCTCAAAAAAAACAGAGAATAGCTAAGCATGTTGTTCAGGTTTTCGCTCAGTTTTCTTGCAATAAACCAAGCATATCTTTTTCTTTCTTCGTCTTTTTGCACAAGTTTTTTTTCCTATTATTTCAGTTCTCTAGCCAATTTTTTTTTAAGAGCAACAAAGTCACATATCTACCCAAACAGCATAATAACcttttttcatggtaatacgtgtATTTATACCCCCTGTGTATAGTGTATTTGTACATTCTAGTGTAGTGAACATGTACTTTGTGGTAGCATTGCTAtacttacgaaaaagggtttcccccgctttatattataaagcaaccgcaccaagcatccaacaagtcaagatCGGTACAAGTACAATCAAGTCTCACAAAGGCGCTGGGGCACAACAAAACAAGCCCCAAACAAAGAGAAAAAAACAGAATCTAATCCGGCTcaggagggggtggtggtggtggagctaatGCCGAGGCCGAAGAGCGGAGACCCGAAATGATGTTGTCGATGACGTCCCGATCACGCCGCTTGCTAAGCAGTCTCCATAGCTGTAAGAAGCCACACATTTTGTAGATTGCATCAGTCACACGACAAGTGATCACGCGCTCGATGAataattttgaaggaaatatgccctagaggcaataataaagattgttatttatatttccttatatcatgataaatgtttattattcatgctagaattgtattaaccagaaacatagtacatgtgtgaatacatagacaaccagagtgtccctagtatgcctctacttgactagctcggttatcaaagatggttaagtttcctaaccatagacatgtgttgtcatttgataaacaggatcacatcattaggagaatgatgtgatcgacaagacccattcgttagcttagcattatgatcattacagtttcattgctactgctttcttcataacttatacatgttcctcagactatgagattatgcaactcccgaataccggaggaacacttagtgtgctatcaaacgtcacaacgtaactgggtgattataaagatgctctataggtgtctctgatggtgtttgttgagttggcatagatcgagattaagatttgtcactccgtgtatcgaagagatatctatgggccctatcggtaatgcacatcattataagccttgcaagcaatgtgactaatgagttagttacgggatgatgcattacggaacgagtaaagagacttgccagtaatgagattgaactaggtatggtgataccgatggtcgaatctcgggcaagtaacataccgatgacaaagggaacaatgtatgttgttatgcggttagaccgataaagatcttcgtagaatatgtaggaaccaatatgagcatctaggttcccctattggttattgaccggagatgtgtctcggtcatgtctacatagttctcgaacccttagggtccgcacgcttaacgttcgatgacgatttgtattatgagtttatgtgatttgatgaccgaaggttgttcggagtcccggatgagatcacggacgtgacgaggagtctcgaaatggtcgagatataaagattcatatattggaaggttatattcggacaccggaatggttcgagtcgtttcggataagttttggagtaccgggggttaccggaacccctcccccccgggaagctattgggcctcatgggccttagtggaaaagagagagggccgaccaagaggtggcgcgccccccttgccccaatccgaattggacaaggggagggggcggcgcccccctccttccttctctcctcctcctccttccccccttctcccacttggaataggaaaggggggcgaatcctactaggtttggagtcctagtaggactcccccccatggcgcgcctcctcccttcgtcggcctcctcctccccctcctttatatacgtggggaggggggcaccctagaacacacaagttgatcttttagccgtgtgcggtgccccctccacaaaaaacacacctcggtcatatcgttgtagtgcttaggcgaagccctgcgccggtaacttcatcatcaccgtcaccacgctgtcgtgctgacgaaactctccctcggcctcaactggatcaagagttcaagggacgtcaccgagctgaacatgtgcagatcgcggaggtgtcgtgcgttcggtacttggatcggttggatcgcgaagacgtccgactacatcaaccgtgttacttaacgcttccgctttcggtctacgagggtacgtggacacactctccccgctcgttgctatgcttctcctagataaatcttgcgtgatcgtaggaaatttttgaaatactacgttccccaacagtggtatcaaagccaggtctatgcgtagatgttatatgcacgagtagaacacaaatagttgtgggcgataatagtcatactacttaccagcatgtcatactttgattccgcggtattgttggatgaagcggcccagaccgacattacatgattgcgttcatgagactggttctaccgccgtgcttcgcacacaggtggctagtgggtgtttgtttctccaactttagttgaatcgagtgtgactatgcccggtccttgttgaaggttaaaacagcacacttgacgaaaaatcgttgtggttttgatgcataggtaagaacggttcttgctaagcccgtagcagccacgtaaaacttgcaacaacaaagtagaggacgtctaacttgtttttgcagggcttgctgtgatgtgatatggtcaagacgtgatgatatataaattgttgtatgagatgatcatgttttgtaacagttatcgacaactggcaggagccatatggttgtcgctttattatatgaaatgcaatcgccatgtaattgctttactttatcactaagcggtagcgatagtcatagaagcaatagttggcgagacgacaacgatgcttcgatggagatcaaggtgtcaagccggtgacgatggtgatcatgatggtgctttggagatggagatcaaaggcacaagatgatgatggccatatcatatcacttattttgattgcttgtgatgtttatcttttatgcatcttattttgcttagtacggcgatagcattataagatgatctctcactaaatttcaaggtacaagtgttctccctgagtatgcaccgttgcgacagttcgtcgtgtcgagacaccacgtgatgatcgggtgtgataagctctacgttcacatacaacgggtagatatgatcaacatagtgatattcaccattaaaaactactccatctcacgtgatgatcggacatggtttagttgatatggatcacgtgatcacttacatgattagagggatgtctatctaagtgggagttcttaagtaagatgattaattgaactttaatttatcatgaacttagtacctgatagtattttgcatgtctatcactagtacaacgacgtgctaaacaaacggtttttaacccctttccgcgacggcatttggaaccgtcgccaagtgagtgtgggcgataggggggtccttcccacacgacccagaaatcgtcggggataggccctcctgggacccaggctggggcgtgtgcgatcgggcgaggcatcgaaacccaatcatttccgtaggtatgtacatcccacacggtgaatcccagaaatcatttccgtaggtatgtacatcccacacagtgaatcccagaaatcatttccgtaggtatgtacatcccacacggtgaatcccagaaaatcatttccgtaggtatgtacatcctgcatagttctttgtgtggaaacgtttgtgcaaggtggcctaacgcaaatagttcacTGCCGAAatccgtgtgtgattgttagttgatcgaacatgcctactttctagaaaccatgcgggttgtttgagttcatcccCCACGGTGtcgtctgagtaaccgtttgcaatagaaaaccccaataagcagggtaattagcctattattgataatccatgtactaatcaaactgatatttcttataaaacatgctagatatttcatatccgtataaaagcaaccaggattttataatcgaattacatcagatagctttggcactcagttacgccattacacagcagcaccaagtttcacatgcaacatcaaaaacctttggaaagtagcagctggcggaaatatgccctagaggcaataataaagttgttatttatatttccttatatcatgataaatgtttattattcatgctagaattgtattaaccgaaaacttagtaaatgtgtgaatacatagactaacaaagtgtcactagtatgcatctacttgactagctcgttaatcaaagatggttaagtttcctagccatagacatgagttgtctttcttcataacttatacatgttcctatgactatgagattatgcaactcccgaataccggaggaacacttagtgtgctatcaaacatcacaatgtaactgggtgattatagagatgctctacagcagtctccgatggtgtttgttgagatcgagattaggatttgtcactccgattgtcggagaggtatctctgggccctctcggtaatgcacatcactataagccttgcaagcaatgtgactaatgagttagttgcgggatgatgcattacggaacgagtaaagagacttgccggtaacgatattgaactaggtattgagataccgacgatcgtatctcgggcaagtaacataccgatgacaaagggaacaacgtatgttgttatgcggtttgaccgataaagatcttcgtagaatatgtgggagacaatatgatcatccagtttccgctattggttattgaccagagatgagtctcggtcatgtctacatagttctcgaacccgtagggtccgcacgcttaacgttcg
This window of the Triticum aestivum cultivar Chinese Spring chromosome 5D, IWGSC CS RefSeq v2.1, whole genome shotgun sequence genome carries:
- the LOC123121586 gene encoding uncharacterized protein, with the protein product MARLQSLAALAAAAAAAAVLAGMLYKRKCGHLTARVRELEDTLADAVEKAAAERRGRVRAQQSLRRALSEQGASPDKGKPAKAPASYPMAPIGTVESCFSTRNGTPRQPLVVPLARATVVLNPARVAAEALEGLASYSHCWILYVFHLNTDLDKIWKDPARSKLKAKVRVPRLKGGKMGVLATRTPHRPNPIGLSVAKVEAVDGHAILLSGVDLVDGTPVLDIKPYLPYSDSVEGATIPNWLEIDGALAVESIHFSEHFISSLSNCWAHVQKQALYASADEFQDLIKEVLSWDIRSLSQRLRPHQVTIESKADDCGSKADKDCRNKEDYQAADSCSIVVYHLHLEGIDVSYKIDENSNIIVDNAALLPSAANQNRCSYLTWRDKLSTL